The sequence below is a genomic window from Candidatus Bathyarchaeota archaeon.
ATTGCATCAGTTTTAGCGATGAAACCAAAGATTCTGGTCCTTGATGAGCCAACATCATTCTTAGATCCAAAATCTGCAAGTGAATTACTCAAAACGATTTCAGACTTGAATAGGAAGCTTAAACTAACAATAATCCTAATTGAACATAGGTTAGACTTAGCTTCAAAATATGTGAATCGAGTATTGATAATGAATGAAGGCAAGATCATATCAGACGGTCCACCATCAGATGTTTATAATGAAGATATGTATCTATTAGGTGTCGGAATACCAAGAATCGCTCTCTTATTCTATCTCCTAAAGAAAGACGGAATTAAGATCAAGAAGGTTCCCGTTTACTTAGAGGATGCAGTTGATATTCTAAGGAAGAGATTACCATGATTGAAGTTCAAAATCTAAATTTTGCCTATCCTAATGGTAAAAAGGTCTTCCAAGGCATAGATCTGCAAATTGAAGAAGGTGAATATATTGCAATAATGGGAGAAAATGGTGCTGGAAAGACCACATTGGTTAAACATTTTAATGGGTTACTCAGACCTACAAGTGGAGATGTAATAATTGATGGCATCAATACAAAAGAATCAAGCGTAGCATCGCTTTCCAAGAAAGTTGGGCTAGTATTTCAGAATCCAGAACATCAACTCTTTTGTGAAACTGTGAAAGAAGAAATTCTATTCTCTCTTAGAAATTTCGGTTTTTCTGATAGAATCGCTAATAAACAAAAGGATAAAGTTCTTGAGATCCTAAGTCTAACTCGTTATGCGGACGTTTCTCCATTCATATTAAGTGGAGGTGAAAAAAAGAGGTTAGCTTTGGCATCCGTTCTAGCTTGGGATCCAAAATATCTTGTTCTTGATGAACCTACTATAGGACAGGACAATGATCAAAAAATTAAGTTGGGAAATTTCATAAAGCAACTTGTTGCTCAAGACAAAACAGTTATAATTGTTACGCATGATGTAGAGTTTGTGGCAGATACAAAACCAAAAATTATCTTGTTCTCGAAAGGTGAAATAGTTGCTCAAGATAAATGCGTTAATATTTTAACAGATGAGAAATTACTTCACAAGACTTCACTACTGATGCCTCAAATAGGCGAACTCATGCAATCATTTCCAAATCTGAAAACTAAAGAGAAAATAATCGATGTTTTTACAGCTAGATCTTTCCTTAGAAAAGAATTAAAAAAGTGAAACATTTTTGTCTATGAGAATTTTTGACGGATTTAAATTCACTAAAATAGATTCACCAATTCATAGACTTGATCCAAGAGCTAAACTCTTCATACTATTAACAATTTTCTCACTGTCAATTCTTTTTACGAACCTTTTGGTACTTACTGCTTTATTCTTATCCCAATTGCCAATGGTGGTGATTGCAAAGTCTACTAAACGATGGATATCCTCAATGCGAGGAGGTATCTTTTTGGCGGGATTGATCTTTTTTGCAAACTCTTTGACCGGTCAAACATTGACCTTCTCTCTTACAATGATGATCAGATTTCTTGTACTAATTTCGTCTTTTTCATTTTTCTTCATGACCACCTCACCAGATGATCTAGGCCTTGCTCTGGAACAAATGCGTATTCCATACTCACTTTGTTTTACTTTCACCACAGCTGTTAGACTTGTTCCAACTATGGCTATAGAAGCCCAGACTATAATGGATGCTCAACGAGCACGTGGACTTGAATTGGACAAAGGCAATCTACTCAAGAGAATAAGAAACTATATTCCAATTTTGATTCCTCTTATAGTTCTAGCTATTAAAAGAAGTATAGAACTTGCAGAAGCTTTAGAATCAAGGGCTTTCAATACTTCTGGAAAAAGACAATCCTACATCATTCTTAAATTAAATTCATTAGATTTTCTAGTAATTAGTCTGGCGATGTTATTTTTAATATTGGGCGTCTATGCATATCTGATTCTATCCATACCTAGTTTAGAGACTAATTTTAGATTAGCTGATCTATTACCTTGGTAATTTAGTGAATATAGATTTCCTGCAACTTGTAAAAACATAATATCAATGTCTTAGAAATTAATCAAGCTGAAATAGGTAAACTATTTAGCTTTATTTCGCTAATGGTTTTTACAACTCTTCATATGTTGAAGGGCTCTAACTTCTCACAGAATTTCAAGAATTTTATATTTGATTTGGATGAAGATCGTCGATGATAAAGGGTGTTATTCTTCAGAACTTTATGTCATATGAAAATGCTGATATAAGGCTTAAAGATGGGCTGAATATCATTTGTGGTCCTAATGGAGCTGGCAAATCATCAATCCTTCTAGCCATTTCTATAATACTTGGGCAGACATATACTGAAAGATCAAGACGCTTAAGTGATTTAATTAGATGGGGGGCAGATCAGGCTAGAATAACACTTCAAATAGAAAATAGAACAAAAGAAGGAAAGAAATTATTTCCATATTACAGATCAAATGTAATTGAAATAACTCGGATTATCAAAAAAAATGGCGGTTATTCTTATTTAATTCAGAATAGAACAGTTTCAAAAAATACTGTTATTTCTGCTTTCAAGAAACTAGGCATCAATCCAGATAATATGCTTTTGATAATGCACCAGCTTATGGTAATTAAATTCAGCTCTGTTTCGCCTCAAGATAAATTAAGATTACTCGAAGAGGCTATCGGATTTCAATCTTACAGGCAATTTATTTTGGAAGCATATGATAGACTAAATAAAGCTGTTAATGAAGAAAAATCTCTTACCTCTATGATTGAATCTACAAAAGAGACATATGATTTTTGGAAAAAAGAACATGAAAAATATTTGAAGAAACAGGAATTAGAGAAAAAATTAGCAGAGCTGAAACGTGAATCATTATGGACTAATGTAGAAAATAAGGAAAGCACATTGTTTCAACTTGAAGGTAGAATAGTAGCTCAAGAAAAAATATATGGTAAATTAGAAGAGAGGTCGGTAAAGGCTTTATCATTATGTAAGGAAAAAGAATCATCGTTTGAAAAGATAAGACAAGTAGCTAAAAAGCTTGAAGAAGAAAAGCTGAATATAGTAAAGGATGCAACTTCATATAATGTCGGCATTACTTGGGCAAGAAAATTCCTAGATGAAATGAAAAATTTTGTTCTAGACCTTGAAAAAGAAATCGAAACTAGACCTGAGTTAAAAGGGATATTGGAGGTTTACAAAAAGAAATTTGAAAATAGAGAAAATGAAACGAATTCATTGTTAAGAGAATTTGAGAAAGAACTCAAAGGAATAGGAGGAAGAGAAGAATCTATCAAGAAACAATCGATAGTCATGGAAAAAAATTACGATAATACGCTATCGGAGATTATTGATTCAAAGATAAATACAGAAATGCTTAATTTCAAAAAAAGCTCTCTCTCAGAGGAATTGCAAGAGTTAGAAAACAAATTAAAGGTACTAAAAAAAGAACTTGAACCAATTTTAATAGAAGCCAAAAAATCAGGACCGAGAATTGTAAACCTAAGAAAAACAGTTGATATTGATAAAGAAACAGCTATCATAAAAGGACAATTGATCCCACTATCATCTATTTCTCAAAATGTTGAGAAAATGTTTGAGTCTCATTCTTCATTGTACAAGGAATTAAAGGAAAAGGCAGAAATTGTTGCAAAAAATAGAAAAATTACAATGATTGAGTTGAAAAAACGTCTGGATTTCTGGCGAGGTGAAATTGTTAAATTCTTATCAAAATTGACCATAGCATTCAATAATATTTTAGCAGAAGTTGGAGCGACTGGTACTATAAAGTTGGTTAATGAGAAAGAGATCAATAAAGCAGGCATAGATCTTCAAGTTGGATTTAGTGAAAGAAAACCCGTTTCTTTAGATTCATTGGCACAAAGCGGGGGAGAAAGGAGTGTAGCTCTCATGGCTTTTCTACTTGCTTTACAGCAGCATATTGCTTCACCATTTAGAGCTATTGATGAATTTGATGTGCACATGGATCCAAGAAATAGGGAAATAATTTCTAGATTAATTGTCAACAGTGCAAAAAGTATGAAAAGTGGGCAATATGTAGCCATAACCCCTGGGCAGATAACGATGATGGATAAAGACATAAACATAATAGTAGTCCAAAATATTGACGGTTCTTCCCTTGTAAGTGAATTAAAATGAAATATGGAGGGCATCATAAATAACTGCCAAAGCTAAAAAAGAGATAATCGAAATAATCGATACATGTAGAGCTATAGAAAATAGAAAATTCAACCCTTTTTTGTTGAATGTGGAACGATCATTAAAAACTTTAGAAAAAAATCTAGCCTCCTTCAAATCTAAAAACGAACAATGTATTGATAGCGAAGCCTTAAACGAGATTACAAAAGTGATTATGCTTCAAGATAATCAATTAAGATTTCAGTCAAGTAAATTCTTCATAGATCCAGAGACTATTAGATTTAAATTTAGAAAACTGTCAAGAGAAAAATTAGCTGAGGTATTTGCATCTAGTTGGCATCCGATATTAGGGCTTGAACAATTAACATCTCAAGGATTTTTAAATGCATTTGATTATTGGCAAGAGCTTCTACCAATAAGTGAAAGGTTAAGGAGGCTGGATATCGGTAAGCCAAATAAAGCTCAGGATATTGATGTGGAAAGATTAAATAAAATGGGCATAGCCTCTGAAGAAGAATTTTTTAATAAGCTTGAAAGGTTGTGGAAGGAATTAAAAGACAAATATTCTACTCAAGGTAAAATAGAGTATTGGAAATTCATTTTTGATAGTAAATTCTCGACAACAATTGATAAAGCCTACCTTCTAAGCTTCCTTATTACAAATGGATATGTGGGATTGATAGGAAAAAGTAAGGATCTATTCCTAATTCCAAATAATAAAAAGGAGAAACAAAATCGAATAAGTTTTCCAATATCAATTAGTAAAAAGGACTGGGGCCAATGGCAAAATCTAGAGAGAAAAACTACTTTAGTGGGAAATTGAAAAAAGCCGTTAGGTTATTGATGTATAGAAGGGGTAGAATACCTGGGGCTAAAGAATGGGAGCTTAGGGAAAAACTCGGTGCTGATTATAAAAAAGTAATTGCTCAATTAAACGAACTATTAGATGATTTGGGATTGGAAGTAAAAGAAATTATTGAACCCTCCACAAATCATTTTGATTCTGGAGAAAGCACTCGCTTTGTAGTTACCTTAAAGGATGAATCCTCTATTGATGAAGCTAAAATGATAGGTTGGCGAATTGATAATCTTGCTGGACTTGCCATTACTATTTCATTAATAATGTCTAAACAAGGTAAAGCTCCAATAGAAGAAGTTGAAAATATTTTAGCTGAAAAGTTTGGAAAATGGAAAGCAATGACATTATTAGAAACATTCACTAGGAATGCGTATGTTATAGAAGAAGAATCAGGACTATTAACATTAGGTTGGAGAGCAAAAGCAGAAGTTGATTTAAAAAAATTGATGAAAATTACAGCTAAAATTTGAAATCCTTTGTTCTACAAATACTAAGCTTTATCATATCGAATAATAGCAAGAAAAGGTAATGCTATTAGATTGATAAAGGCAAATATTCTAAAAGAAAAATCGAAATCAAACTGATCAGCAAGATATCCAGTTGCAGGATTTGCAATTGCTCCTGCGAGGAATGTTGCGGTGAGAACTACTCCAATTAAAGTCCCTATAATTTTGTAAGCTTTCATCTCTGTAACCCAGCTGTCTACAATAGCTAATGTACTAAATGCGACAGCGCCCATCGCTCCTAGTAATATTGGAAGCATTGAAATCGAAGCATATGTAATCAAAAACATTATGATAGATTGACAGATAATAAGAACAGCAATCATGAATTTTCTTCCAACTCTATCAGATAGTCTTCCAAACAATGGACTACCAGCTATGCCTGCTATTTGGAGGAGTGCTAATAATTGGGCAGCAATTTCCAATCTAACGCCGTGTTTCTCTGTAATATAAGTCGTAAGAAATGGTAATAGTGCTCGATAGCTAATTAGATATGCTAATCCAAAGATGAATAGTAGGATTAAGAGTTTAATTATTTTAATATCTGAGAGCAAGGCTTTAGGATTTTCACCTCGCTCTTCATGCTCATATATAGGGCTTTGTTCTTCTGTACCTATCCAAAGAAGGAAGCTGGTTATTAATCCAAACAATGATAGAAAAATAAAGCTGAATCTCCAGTCAAAAGCCAATCCAATATAAGCGGCTAGTAATGGTGCGATGAAAGATCCTATGGCCCCTCCTGCTTGATGAATCCCCTGAGCTTGACCAATATCTTTCTTACTTGAGGATAGAGATACCAATGGTATGCCTATTGGGTGGTATGTACTACCACCTATTCCTGCAAAGAATTGGGCTAAACCAAGCTGTATTATATTATTAGAGAATCCACACAGAAGCGTTGCTATTGAATATAGAAATAATCCAAAAATCATGATATTTTTACGACCCTTGAGATCGGATAAATATCCAACTGGAATTTGTAATAGAGAATAGGGCAATGCGAAACTTGCAATCAAAATGCCTGCGGTATAATGTGAGATCTCAAATTCTGTTATTAAGGAAGGTAGAAGAGTTGGAAGTATTAATTGAAGCAGGTGATTTACTCCGTGGGAAGTAGAAAGTAATGCAATAGGAATATTGCTAGTTTTAATTGCCACGACCCCCTTCTAAAAGAAGTTGAAATAAATCTTCAATTATTTTTAAGTGTTTGGTCCATATCTTTGTTCAATAATTCGAATACGATGATATGAACTATTCAAAAATTGAATTCTAAAAAATTCGCTGATATGAAATAAATAAAAAAAATTTTAACTAAAGTTTAATAAGTTTGAAGAGCTTGTAAGTCTAGCAAATATATTTCATGCTTAAAAATTACATGGCAGGTCTTTAAGTTGTCTTTAACTGGTTTTAAAGAGGCTTGTAAAGAGATTCTAAGCGGTGTTCAAGAAACTTTATCTAATATTTCAACAGAGCAAGTTGAAAAAATGGTTGAATTGATGCTAAAATCAATCGATAAAAGAATTCTTATCATTGGTGTTGGTCGTAGTGGTCTGATCGGCAAATCTTTCGCTATGAGACTTATGCATCTGGGATTCAACGTATATGTAATGGGAGAAACTATTACACCAGCAATTGGCAAGGGCGATCTGATAATAGCTATATCTGGATCTGGAGCTACCAAATTGGTTGTTACTGCAGCTGAAATTGCAAAAGAAGTAGGTGCGAGGATACTTGCCGTAACATCTCATCCTAACTCAGAGCTTGGAAATATAGCCGATGATATAGTTCAAATAAAGGGCAGAACAAAATTAGCCAAAGAGACAGATTATTTCCTCAGACAAATATCTGGGATTCATGAACCTTTAGCTCCTTTAGGTACAATGTTTGAAGTCTCTGTATCAGTCTTTCTTGATAGTATAATAGCAGAAGTTATTATTCAATTGGGTAAAACTGAAGCAGAACTGAGAAAAAAACATGCAAATATTGAATGAATAAAAATAATGCGTGTTTCTAATCCTTATTTTCTAATTTAGCATCTTTGATGATTATTTTACCTGAATAATCAGACCATATTTTTTCGATTTCTAAAATTCTGATCCTTCTTTTAAAGAGCGGTCCATCCACAACAAAAGTTTCATATTCGCCCCCTTCGCCGACAATATTAATCCCATACTTTTCGTTCAAACTAATTAGTTCCTCAAAACATTCTAAATCTATCAATCTACCAAGCCATTTTTTATTAAAACCAAGAGCATTACAGGATGTTATGACAATCTCAAAGCCTGATTTAATCTCTTCCTTGAGCAAATCTGCCTGATCCATCCCCCATAGTGGTGTAATATTATCTATTCCGAATTTATTGCATAGTTTATCGATCCTTTCTTTCTGATATCTGCTTGCTATAGCACCTGATATAACTGCGTTAATACTATAATCAGTTATCAATTTGGCTAAACATTTCTCTAAATCCTTTATTTCCTCTTCTTTCTTACCCGCTGTTTTGACTATCATTAATGACTTTCCTATCGCTTCTGCCTGTAACTTTGACCAATTAAGATTAGTCTCGTGAAACATCCAAGAATGTGGATTTTCTGGATGAACAAGAATTAAAGAGACCAGTTCCATGTCTTTTTTTAAAATTTTGTATAATGCATAACAGCTATCTTTTCCGCCACTGAAGAGTGCTGCTACTTTCATTTTATCTTCCTTTCTAGATTTCATTTCCTAAATCTTTGAAGCCATTAATGCAGGTATACACCTTAAGAATAATAATTCAACTCTTTTATTACTCATTTCTATCTCAGAAAATAAGACGCGTTAATTTTATATCATAAATTATACAGTATATTTTTCTGTAGATAAATTTCAAAAGGAAAAGAATACAATGTCAAAAGACGAAAAATATGACTTTTCAAGAAGAAGCTTTCTAAAGACTGTTGGTACTGCAGTTGTTGGCTTGGCAGTAGGTGCAGGGATTGGCTATGGAGTGTATCCAACAATCAATCCATCTGGAGTTGAGAAGACAGTCACTGTAACCACTGGAGAAGGACCAGGAGGAATCACTTCTATTCCAGTTGAAGGTAAGGAACCCCATGAAAGGTTAATGAATGCGATGATGCATGTCGTAGAGAGAGATGGACTTAATGGAAAAGATTTTACTCTAATGCATCCTGGAGGAGGTTCAGCATGCTATGCTTCTGTTAGTGATAAATTTAATGAAACTGGATTAAATTTTGTAAATGCTGAGGTTCCGCTAAATGAAATATTTGACAAAGTTATGCTTGAAGCAGTTAGCAAGACTGGTGATTACGATGCATTCAGCCTTCAGCCAATGATGTTAGGGGATGTTGCCGAGTCTGGTGTTGTAATCCCTCTAGATGATTATGTTAAATGGTTTGATAATCGATTCCATGGATTGCCTGATGGATATGTATACCCCCTTGATTATATCATGGCTGAGTATAAGGGAAAGAAGTATTTGACCCCACAAGATGGAGATGTGCACTCTCTTTACTTACGTACAGACTTGTTAAATGATTCGACCAATCAAGATAGCTTTGAGCAGCAATATGGCTACCCACTGAAGCCAGCCGAGACAATTCAGGAATATCAGAACCATGGTGAGTTCTTTAATAACCCCGATGAAGACTTCTATGGTTTAGGAGAGTTCAGAAGTTTAGAAAGGTGCTATATCGTATGGTTCACATACTACTCTTCAATGAAATATCCAAATATGCTGCCCTTCGATGAGAATATGGATCCATTGATAAA
It includes:
- the hxlB gene encoding 6-phospho-3-hexuloisomerase; its protein translation is MSLTGFKEACKEILSGVQETLSNISTEQVEKMVELMLKSIDKRILIIGVGRSGLIGKSFAMRLMHLGFNVYVMGETITPAIGKGDLIIAISGSGATKLVVTAAEIAKEVGARILAVTSHPNSELGNIADDIVQIKGRTKLAKETDYFLRQISGIHEPLAPLGTMFEVSVSVFLDSIIAEVIIQLGKTEAELRKKHANIE
- a CDS encoding energy-coupling factor transporter transmembrane protein EcfT is translated as MRIFDGFKFTKIDSPIHRLDPRAKLFILLTIFSLSILFTNLLVLTALFLSQLPMVVIAKSTKRWISSMRGGIFLAGLIFFANSLTGQTLTFSLTMMIRFLVLISSFSFFFMTTSPDDLGLALEQMRIPYSLCFTFTTAVRLVPTMAIEAQTIMDAQRARGLELDKGNLLKRIRNYIPILIPLIVLAIKRSIELAEALESRAFNTSGKRQSYIILKLNSLDFLVISLAMLFLILGVYAYLILSIPSLETNFRLADLLPW
- a CDS encoding energy-coupling factor ABC transporter ATP-binding protein; amino-acid sequence: MIEVQNLNFAYPNGKKVFQGIDLQIEEGEYIAIMGENGAGKTTLVKHFNGLLRPTSGDVIIDGINTKESSVASLSKKVGLVFQNPEHQLFCETVKEEILFSLRNFGFSDRIANKQKDKVLEILSLTRYADVSPFILSGGEKKRLALASVLAWDPKYLVLDEPTIGQDNDQKIKLGNFIKQLVAQDKTVIIVTHDVEFVADTKPKIILFSKGEIVAQDKCVNILTDEKLLHKTSLLMPQIGELMQSFPNLKTKEKIIDVFTARSFLRKELKK
- a CDS encoding extracellular solute-binding protein; its protein translation is MSKDEKYDFSRRSFLKTVGTAVVGLAVGAGIGYGVYPTINPSGVEKTVTVTTGEGPGGITSIPVEGKEPHERLMNAMMHVVERDGLNGKDFTLMHPGGGSACYASVSDKFNETGLNFVNAEVPLNEIFDKVMLEAVSKTGDYDAFSLQPMMLGDVAESGVVIPLDDYVKWFDNRFHGLPDGYVYPLDYIMAEYKGKKYLTPQDGDVHSLYLRTDLLNDSTNQDSFEQQYGYPLKPAETIQEYQNHGEFFNNPDEDFYGLGEFRSLERCYIVWFTYYSSMKYPNMLPFDENMDPLINSNEGIKATEEFVESLKYMAAEVPSWDWQVGYQMYSSGQVYTSINFPSMSNINNDPERSKIIGNWAADIVPGHKVKGPDGKDILLRRSVQGAGWGILVSNYSKMKDFAALWALWFTSPEISSIAVSFPGSWMDPTRYNHVGPNADERVMNARGPILEKFEQNASICVPVVSGIRGCFEYNTTLSRNLHITMLGQMDPAECMERTTEEWNEITERIGKEKQVEAWKDFMNAYPTTIL
- a CDS encoding AAA family ATPase, with protein sequence MIKGVILQNFMSYENADIRLKDGLNIICGPNGAGKSSILLAISIILGQTYTERSRRLSDLIRWGADQARITLQIENRTKEGKKLFPYYRSNVIEITRIIKKNGGYSYLIQNRTVSKNTVISAFKKLGINPDNMLLIMHQLMVIKFSSVSPQDKLRLLEEAIGFQSYRQFILEAYDRLNKAVNEEKSLTSMIESTKETYDFWKKEHEKYLKKQELEKKLAELKRESLWTNVENKESTLFQLEGRIVAQEKIYGKLEERSVKALSLCKEKESSFEKIRQVAKKLEEEKLNIVKDATSYNVGITWARKFLDEMKNFVLDLEKEIETRPELKGILEVYKKKFENRENETNSLLREFEKELKGIGGREESIKKQSIVMEKNYDNTLSEIIDSKINTEMLNFKKSSLSEELQELENKLKVLKKELEPILIEAKKSGPRIVNLRKTVDIDKETAIIKGQLIPLSSISQNVEKMFESHSSLYKELKEKAEIVAKNRKITMIELKKRLDFWRGEIVKFLSKLTIAFNNILAEVGATGTIKLVNEKEINKAGIDLQVGFSERKPVSLDSLAQSGGERSVALMAFLLALQQHIASPFRAIDEFDVHMDPRNREIISRLIVNSAKSMKSGQYVAITPGQITMMDKDINIIVVQNIDGSSLVSELK
- a CDS encoding MFS transporter encodes the protein MAIKTSNIPIALLSTSHGVNHLLQLILPTLLPSLITEFEISHYTAGILIASFALPYSLLQIPVGYLSDLKGRKNIMIFGLFLYSIATLLCGFSNNIIQLGLAQFFAGIGGSTYHPIGIPLVSLSSSKKDIGQAQGIHQAGGAIGSFIAPLLAAYIGLAFDWRFSFIFLSLFGLITSFLLWIGTEEQSPIYEHEERGENPKALLSDIKIIKLLILLFIFGLAYLISYRALLPFLTTYITEKHGVRLEIAAQLLALLQIAGIAGSPLFGRLSDRVGRKFMIAVLIICQSIIMFLITYASISMLPILLGAMGAVAFSTLAIVDSWVTEMKAYKIIGTLIGVVLTATFLAGAIANPATGYLADQFDFDFSFRIFAFINLIALPFLAIIRYDKA
- a CDS encoding TIGR00289 family protein yields the protein MKSRKEDKMKVAALFSGGKDSCYALYKILKKDMELVSLILVHPENPHSWMFHETNLNWSKLQAEAIGKSLMIVKTAGKKEEEIKDLEKCLAKLITDYSINAVISGAIASRYQKERIDKLCNKFGIDNITPLWGMDQADLLKEEIKSGFEIVITSCNALGFNKKWLGRLIDLECFEELISLNEKYGINIVGEGGEYETFVVDGPLFKRRIRILEIEKIWSDYSGKIIIKDAKLENKD